Proteins from a single region of Microbacterium sp. zg-Y818:
- a CDS encoding phosphoribosyltransferase family protein, with protein MAEYADRAAAGAALVQSLAAWRGSDAIVVGIPRGGIVVAAAVARALGLPLTAVAVRKLGIPSQPEVAAGAIAADARVINPDAVRAGGVTPGQLADIERIETAELQRRTARYGADVAAVAGRTAIVVDDGVATGATALAACRALRARGAARIVLAAPVAPARWRPPADAADEWVCPFQPRDFWAVGAHYDDFAQTDDAEVVALLHDPRARGH; from the coding sequence GTGGCCGAGTACGCCGACCGGGCAGCAGCGGGCGCCGCCCTGGTGCAGAGCCTCGCCGCATGGCGTGGTTCCGACGCGATAGTCGTCGGCATCCCCCGCGGCGGCATCGTGGTGGCTGCGGCCGTCGCCCGGGCGCTCGGCCTGCCGCTGACCGCGGTGGCGGTGCGCAAGCTCGGCATCCCGTCGCAGCCAGAGGTCGCGGCGGGAGCGATCGCCGCCGATGCGAGGGTCATCAACCCCGACGCGGTTCGCGCCGGGGGGGTGACTCCCGGCCAGCTGGCCGACATCGAGCGCATCGAGACGGCGGAGCTGCAGCGGCGCACGGCGCGCTACGGCGCTGACGTCGCGGCCGTCGCAGGACGCACTGCCATCGTCGTGGACGACGGCGTCGCCACCGGCGCGACGGCCTTGGCAGCCTGCCGCGCGCTGCGCGCACGGGGTGCAGCGCGCATCGTGCTGGCGGCGCCGGTCGCGCCGGCACGATGGCGTCCGCCGGCCGACGCGGCCGACGAGTGGGTGTGTCCGTTTCAGCCGCGCGACTTCTGGGCGGTGGGTGCGCACTACGACGACTTCGCGCAGACCGATGACGCGGAGGTCGTGGCTCTGCTGCACGACCCCCGCGCCCGCGGTCACTGA
- a CDS encoding MFS transporter, with the protein MTDAPTTPATASERLDRLPFTRPHLRVLTGSGIGWALDAMDVGLISFIIAALAVQWSLEPGETAWIASIGFVGMAIGASLGGLLADRFGRRQVFALTLLVYGIATGASALVGGLAMLLVLRFFVGLGLGAELPVASTYVSEFAPARIRGRLIVILEAFWAVGWTAAALIGYLVIPGSDDGWRWAFLIGAIPAVYALIVRWRLPESPRWLERRGRTEEADAIVRTFEDAAGVPADSAPVPTSRPVAGSSVPAPAAVGTGQRLAGLWAPEFRLRTASLWAVWFCVNFSYYGAFIWIPTILVAQGYDLVRSFGFTLLITLAQLPGYAVAAWLIEVWGRRMTLSVFLVGSAVSAVLFGTATGEVAIIATGMALSFFNLGAWGALYAVTPEMYPTSLRATGSGWAAGVGRIASIIAPLTVPLLLGLGGAPVLFVVFAAFFVIAAAAAWGLADRRGLALDDR; encoded by the coding sequence ATGACCGACGCGCCCACCACTCCCGCAACCGCGTCGGAGCGCCTGGACCGTCTGCCGTTCACCCGCCCCCACCTGCGGGTGCTCACCGGATCCGGCATCGGCTGGGCTCTGGATGCGATGGATGTCGGCCTCATCTCGTTCATCATCGCGGCGCTGGCGGTGCAGTGGTCGCTGGAGCCCGGCGAGACGGCGTGGATCGCGTCGATCGGGTTCGTCGGCATGGCCATCGGCGCGAGTCTGGGCGGCCTGCTGGCCGACCGGTTCGGGCGCCGGCAGGTGTTCGCCCTCACTCTGCTGGTCTACGGCATCGCCACCGGCGCGAGCGCCCTCGTCGGCGGCCTGGCGATGCTGCTCGTGCTGCGGTTCTTCGTCGGCCTCGGCCTCGGCGCCGAGCTGCCGGTGGCGAGCACGTACGTCAGCGAGTTCGCGCCGGCGCGCATCCGCGGTCGGCTGATCGTGATCCTCGAGGCGTTCTGGGCCGTCGGTTGGACCGCCGCCGCCCTCATCGGCTACCTCGTGATCCCCGGGTCGGACGACGGCTGGCGCTGGGCGTTCCTCATCGGCGCGATCCCCGCCGTCTACGCCCTCATCGTGCGGTGGCGTCTGCCCGAATCGCCCCGCTGGCTCGAGCGGCGGGGGAGGACCGAAGAGGCCGACGCGATCGTGCGGACCTTCGAGGATGCCGCAGGCGTCCCTGCCGACTCGGCTCCCGTCCCGACGAGCCGCCCCGTCGCCGGCTCGTCCGTCCCGGCTCCGGCGGCCGTGGGTACCGGGCAGCGCCTGGCGGGGCTGTGGGCACCGGAGTTCCGCCTGCGCACCGCGAGCCTGTGGGCGGTGTGGTTCTGCGTCAACTTCTCGTACTACGGCGCCTTCATCTGGATCCCGACCATCCTCGTCGCCCAGGGGTACGACCTCGTGCGGTCCTTCGGCTTCACTCTGCTGATCACCCTCGCTCAGCTTCCCGGCTACGCCGTCGCGGCGTGGCTCATCGAGGTGTGGGGGCGGCGCATGACGCTTTCGGTGTTCCTCGTGGGCTCGGCCGTCTCCGCGGTGCTCTTCGGCACCGCCACGGGTGAGGTCGCGATCATCGCCACCGGCATGGCACTGTCGTTCTTCAACCTGGGCGCATGGGGCGCGCTGTACGCCGTCACACCCGAGATGTATCCCACGTCGCTGCGCGCGACAGGATCCGGCTGGGCCGCCGGAGTCGGCCGCATCGCGTCGATCATCGCGCCGCTCACGGTCCCGCTGCTGCTGGGCCTGGGCGGAGCGCCGGTG